A stretch of the Lolium perenne isolate Kyuss_39 chromosome 3, Kyuss_2.0, whole genome shotgun sequence genome encodes the following:
- the LOC127325823 gene encoding valine--tRNA ligase, mitochondrial 1 isoform X1 — MEKQLDDKELELERERERKQKKEQKAREKEEKKLKAKQKEAARLQVAQAASDGPKKSEKKQKKKAAEDENPEDFVDPETPSGEKKSLAPQMAKQYSPSAVEKSWYAWWESAGYFGADPASSKPPFVIVLPPPNVTGALHIGHALTVAIEDAMIRWRRMSGYNALWVPGVDHAGIATQVVVEKKLMREKELTRHDLGRDKFISEVLKWKDQYGGTILGQLRRLGASLDWSRECFTMDEQRSKAVTEAFVRLHKDGLIYRDYRLVNWDCTLRTAISDIEVDHLELKDETMLKVPGYATPVQFGVLISFAYPLEQGLGEIIVATTRIETMLGDTAIAVHPEDKRYKHLHGKHAIHPFNGRKLKIICDAVLVDPTFGTGAVKITPAHDPNDFEVGKRHNLEFINIFTDDGNINSNGGVQFEGMPRFAARVAVIAALKEKGLYKETKKNEMSLGHCSRSNDIVEPMLKPQWFVNCHTMAKSGLDAVRSGKIEIIPQQYEQDWYRWLENIRDWCVSRQLWWGHRVPAWYVTLEDDQFNDLGSDNDRWIVARNECDAILEAQKKYPGKKFQLNQDPDVLDTWFSSGLFPLTVLGWPDDTADLRAFYPGSVLETGLDILFFWVARMVMMGMQLGGDVPFQKVYLHPMIRDAHGRKMSKSLGNVVDPLEVINGATLEELLKRLEEGNLDPNELIIAREGKKKDFPDGIAECGTDALRFALISYTSQSDKINLDIKRVVGYRQWCNKLWNAIRFAMGKLGDHYTPPATIAVSPMPPICKWILSVLNKAIGKTVTSLEAYKFADATSAIYSWWQYQLCDVFIEAVKPYFFNDSQEFHSARAACRDALWVCLDTGLRLLHPFMPYVTEELWQRLPQPKESRRKNSIMITEYPSVVTEWADDKLESEIDVVLDTVNKLRSLKPPTDTNERRPAFALCRGQDIAATVQCYQSLAVSLSSVSSLKILTESDETPPDCSTAVVNKDLTVYLQLQGALNAEVELEKLRKKRDEIQKLQHALSQKMDASGYREKAPPSVQEEDMRKLTAFLEQLQVISEAEKKLDL, encoded by the exons ATGGAGAAG CAGCTTGACGACAAGGAGCTGGAGCTGGAGCGGGAGCGGGAGCGGAAGCAGAAGAAAGAGCAGAAG GCaagggagaaggaggagaagaaactcAAGGCAAAGCAGAAGGAGGCGGCTAGGCTCCAGGTT GCTCAGGCTGCTTCGGATGGACCTAAGAAGAGcgagaagaagcagaagaagaaaGCTGCAGAGGATGAGAACCCCGAGGATTTCGTGGACCCTGAGACCCCGAGCGGGGAGAAGAAGTCGCTCGCGCCTCAAATGGCCAAGCAATATAGCCCAAGTGCAGTTGAGAAATC GTGGTATGCCTGGTGGGAATCAGCAGGATATTTCGGGGCAGACCCGGCAAGCTCAAAACCACCCTTTGTTATA GTTCTACCACCTCCGAATGTGACTGGAGCGCTTCACATAGGCCATGCACTTACAGTGGCTATAGAG GATGCTATGATACGCTGGCGGAGAATGTCAGGCTATAATGCTCTGTGGGTCCCAGGAGTGGACCATGCTGGCATTGCTACACAG GTTGTAGTAGAAAAGAAGCTAATGCGTGAAAAGGAGCTGACAAGGCATGACTTAGGCCGTGACAAATTCATATCTGAA GTTCTGAAATGGAAAGATCAGTACGGCGGTACCATATTGGGTCAATTACGTAGGCTTGGGGCCTCGCTTGATTGGTCCCGTGAG TGTTTCACAATGGATGAGCAAAGATCAAAAGCTGTAACTGAAGCTTTTGTCAGGTTGCACAAAGATGGCCTAATTTATAG AGATTATCGCCTTGTGAATTGGGATTGCACGCTTCGAACAGCAATATCTGACATAGAG GTTGATCATTTAGAGCTTAAAGACGAAACTATGCTGAAGGTCCCTGGTTATGCCACTCCTGTACAGTTTGGTGTGTTGATATCTTTTGCCTATCCTCTTGAACAAGGACTTGGTGAGATTATTGTTGCAACAACAAGAATTGAAACAATGCTTGGTGATACTGCAATTGCTGTTCATCCTGAGGATAAAAGGTATAAGCATCTGCATGGAAAGCATGCAATTCACCCCTTCAATGGCCGAAAACTCAAAATAATCTGCGATGCTGTGTTAGTGGATCCCACTTTCGGTACTGGGGCTGTCAAG ATTACACCTGCCCATGATCCAAATGACTTTGAGGTTGGAAAACGACACAACCTGGAGTTCATCAATATCTTCACAGATGATGGAAACATAAATAGCAATGGAGGTGTACAATTTGAAGGAATGCCAAGATTTGCTGCTCGGGTTGCTGTTATTGCTGCACTGAAGGAAAAG GGTTTGTACAAGGAAACGAAGAAGAATGAAATGAGTTTGGGCCATTGTTCTAGAAGTAATGATATAGTGGAACCTATGCTAAAACCCCAATGGTTTGTCAATTGCCATACGATGGCAAAGTCAGGTCTTGATGCTGTAAGGTCCGGAAAAATTGAGATAATTCCGCAACAATATGAACAAGACTGGTACAG ATGGCTTGAAAATATACGTGATTGGTGTGTTTCAAGGCAACTCTGGTGGGGACATCGTGTTCCTGCGTGGTATGTGACACTAGAGGATGATCAGTTCAATGATCTGGGATCTGACAACGACCGTTGGATAGTCGCACGAAATGAGTGTGATGCAATCCTTGAGGCACAGAAAAAGTATCCAGGAAAGAAATTCCAGTTAAATCAAGACCCTGATGTTCTGGATACGTGGTTTTCATCTGGTCTTTTCCCATTGACAGTCCTTGGTTGGCCAGATGATACTGCTGATCTTCGTGCTTTCTACCCTGGTTCAGTACTTGAAACTGGActtgatattctcttcttctgggTGGCACGGATGGTTATGATGGGCATGCAACTTGGTGGCGATGTGCCATTTCAGAAG GTCTATTTGCATCCTATGATCCGTGATGCACATGGCCGCAAAATGTCCAAGTCACTTGGCAACGTCGTTGACCCCCTTGAGGTGATAAACGGTGCAACACTTGAAGAGCTCCTCAAACGTTTGGAAGAAGGCAACCTGGATCCAAATGAACTAATCATTGCAAGAGAAGGGAAGAAGAAAGATTTTCCTGATGGCATTGCTGAATGTGGCACTGATGCGCTACGTTTCGCACTGATTTCTTACACTTCCCAG TCTGACAAGATAAATCTGGATATCAAGAGGGTTGTTGGATATCGGCAATGGTGCAATAAATTGTGGAATGCTATTCGATTTGCAATGGGCAAGCTTGGTGATCATTACACTCCACCGGCTACTATTGCTGTGTCTCCAATGCCTCCAATCTGCAAATGGATACTCTCAGTACTTAATAAGGCTATTGGCAAGACTGTAACCTCATTAGAAGCATACAAGTTTGCTGATGCAACGTCTGCTATATACTCATGGTGGCAGTACCAGCTATGTGATGTATTTATAGAAGCTGTGAAACCGTACTTCTTCAATGACTCTCAAGAGTTCCATTCAGCAAGAGCTGCTTGTAGAGATGCCCTATGGGTTTGCCTCGACACTGGTTTGCGCCTGCTCCACCCATTCATGCCTTATGTAACAGAAGAACTCTGGCAGCGTCTTCCTCAGCCCAAAGAATCTCGCAGGAAAAATTCCATTATGATAACAGAATATCCATCTGTTGTTACG GAATGGGCAGATGACAAACTTGAAAGTGaaattgatgttgtcttggatactGTGAACAAACTTAGATCTCTGAAGCCACCAACAGATACAAATGAAAG GCGACCTGCTTTTGCACTTTGCCGAGGACAAGATATTGCTGCCACTGTTCAATGCTATCAATCTCTAGCCGTGTCTCTTTCTTCTGTATCATCGCTCAAG ATTCTGACAGAGAGTGATGAAACTCCACCGGACTGTTCAACTGCTGTTGTGAACAAAGATCTGACTGTATACCTTCAGCTTCAAGGGGCTCTAAATGCAGAAGTGGAGCTCGAAAAACTAAGGAAAAAGAGAGATGAAATACAAAA GCTGCAGCATGCCCTGTCCCAGAAGATGGATGCATCCGGTTACAGAGAGAAGGCTCCACCGAGTGTCCAAGAGGAGGACATGAGGAAACTCACCGCTTTTCTCGAGCAACTGCAGGTCATCAGTGAAGCTGAGAAGAAACTGGATTTGTGA